GTCAGACAGAAGTATATCGTGGTCGTCAATATGCTGTAAATCTTGTACCAAAAGTAAAAATTGAAACAGTAATCTGTGAAGTTCCTGTAGAAAAAGTTTTAGAAACTGCTCGCAAAGCTTTACAGACTGGACATATTGGTGATGGTAAAATCTTCGTTTACGATGTAGAAAACGCTATGCGTATTCGTACTGGTACTATGGGAGATAAAGCTATCACAGATGATGAAGCTTAAGAAAGTATGATGTAATTTTCCTCACTTCCCCTGAGAAAATTATCATTATAAACAAAAAGGTTATCTTATTTATTTTATAAGTAAGATAACCTTCTTTTTTCGCTGTTTTCTTTGCATGAGATAAAAAGCATTGATATAATAATAAGTATATAATATACATTGTGCTGGTAAAATTTTTTGTCTAAGTTTTGTATAGTGATTTACATATATTTTATGTTATTATACTGTTTTAGAAGTTACTAGTACAAAAAAATAGATACAGGGGTGAAGATAATGACAGATAAAGAAATTATGGATGGTGTATTAGCTGAATTTGCTAATATGGCAGCTATTCCTCGTCCGTCTAATTGTGAACGACAAATAAGCAACTTTTTAAAAGAAAGAGCTTTATCTTTCGGTTGTGATGTCATTCAAGATGAAAAGCATAATTTAATCATTGACAAACAGGCAGCACCAGGATGTGAAAATTGGCCACGCGTAATACTCCAAGCACATATGGATATGGTTTGCGTTGCTAAAGAAGGTGTTGTTTATAATCCTGTAACCAGCCCTATTAAAATCATCAATGACGGAGAATATTTGCGTGCTGATGGAACTAGCCTCGGCGCTGATGATGGTATCGGCGTTTCAGCTATCATGTATTTACTTCAGCAGGATTTTCAACATGGACCAATTCGCGCTATCTTTACAGTAGATGAAGAACAAGGTATGAGTGGCGCTAAAGAACTTGATAATAAATACCTTTTAGATGCAAAATATTTGATTAATTGCGACTCCGAAGATTTTGATATCTTGACAATCTCCAGTGCAGGCAGTGTCAATATTGATGCAGAACGCCGCGTTACATGGCATAAACCAGAATATCGCTTTGCATATGAATTTACCATTAAAGATTTGCATGGTGGTCATTCCGGTGAAGCTATCAACTGCGGTTATGCTAATGCCGTAAAAATTGCAGCTCAAGCTATAACTTTTATCGGCAGAAAGACAGAAATCGAATTGGCAAGCTTTAACAGTTATAAAGCAAGAAATGTAATTCCTTCAGAAGCCACTTTCGTATTCACTACACCACTTTCTGATGTAAAAGTATTCAATGTAGTAGTTTCTAAGATAAATAAATATTTAACTGAAGCTTATGGTCATACAGAAAAGAACTTTAAAGTAATTTGCAAACCATGTGAATTACCAGAAAAAGTAATGTCTGATGAAGATATGCGCAGTATTGTAGACTTTATCAATTTGAGCATGACAGGCGTGCTTAAAATGTCTACAGTAGAAAAAGATTTAGTAGAACTTTCCGCTAATATCGGTCCTGTTGTAACACGTGAAAACCATGTTATTATTTACTGCTTCCCACGTAGCTCTGTTGATATCTTAGTAGAAGAAATCACTAGCCTTTATAAACAGCTTGGCAAACGTTGTGGTGTTCGCGTTGTTTCTGCTGAACCTGCTCCAGGTTGGCCAGTAAATCCAGATAGTAAACTCAAAGATATTGCACTTGAAACCTTCAAAGAACAAAATGGTTACGATATGCAGGCAAAATCAATGCATGCAGGACTTGAATGCAGTTATTTCTACGCTAAAAATCCGCATTTAGATATGGTTTCCATTGGACCTAACAATATCGATATTCACAGTCCTAATGAACGCTTAGAACTCAAGACATTAGTTCCGCATGTAAAACTCATACAGGGTATGATAGAAAAATTAGATAAATAAAGCAAAAAAGGCACTTGGCCAAATCCAAGTGCCTTTTCTTATGTAATATGATTAATTTGACAATAGTAACAAGGTATATTATTATTTTTTTACAATAAAGGAGTGTATGTAGATGAACAAAAATATAAGTTTTTTACAAGTTTTTGGTATATTATTAGTAGTGTTGGGTCATTCGGGAGAAATACCTTTTTTTGGGAAATGGATATATAGTTTTCATATGCCATTATTTATATTTATTTCTGGATTTTTATTTTATTTAACGACAAAAGATATATACAATTTAAATTTGTACAGATTTATAAAGAAAAAATTTATACGATTAATATTGCCATATATAATAATATCTTCAATAGCTTATTTACCAAAAGTATTTTTAAGTAAATTTGCACAAAGAGGTATAGACTTATCTATGGATTCATATTTGCATAGCTTTTTATATCCATGGGATAATGTAATTAGATTTTTTTGGTTTTTACCGACTTTATTTTTTATAATGATTATTGTAGTTATATTATTAAAGGTAACAAAAAATAGATTACATATAGTATTTTATTTTTCAGTGATATTGTCTTTTATAATTTTAAATTTTATTGATATAAAAATTTTAAATATAAATGGAATATTTAATTATATGTTATTTTTTAGCTTAGGAATGATGTATTGTAAGTATAAGGAAAAAGTAAATAAAATATTAGAAAAAAATATTGGTAAAATATTTATTGTAGTTTTTGTTTTATTATTAATAAATGCAACAACTAATATATTTAATGGTATAAATGTAACTGGTGTTGAAACAGGTAAGATGACGGATATAGTTACTAGTATTGAATTTATAAAATATAAATTATTTTATGTAGGTATAGCTATAAGTGGGATAATATTATCAATAATATTATCGAAGTTATATTGTAAATATAATCTTACTTTTTTAGAACATTTAGATGGAAAGACATTTACCATATATTTATTATCTTGGTTTTCACAAGTCTTTGTTAGAATAATTGGATACCAAATATTGAAATTGTCTATGATATATGTAGTTCCTATATCTTTTATATTAGGAGTATATATACCAGTTATAATAAATATATATGTAAAATATTTTATTTTAAGATATAATAAATTTAGATTTTTATCGATCATACTTGGAGTAAATTTAAAAAGGTAACTTATAAGAAATATATATTATTATTGAATTGTGTTTTCTCAAATAGTATATAGGTGATATAATATACGTGTTATTTTTTCGATAAAAAAGAAAGGATGGAAAATAATGGTTGAATCAGCATGGTCGCTATTGCCTCCTATAATCACAATAGTGTTGGCATTGGCGACAAAAGAAGTATACATGTCGTTGATTGTGGGTATCTTTGTAGGGGCTTTAATGTTCACAGGCTTTAATATATTAGCTGCTATTGATGCATTCTTTGCAATTATGTCTGATAAAGTTGGCGGAAATGTATATATTTTGGTATTTTTGGTCTTATTGGGTATTATCGTAGCAGCAATTGCTCGCTCTGGTGCTTCTCGTGCCTATGGAGAATGGGCAGCACGTGTAATTAAAGGAAAACGCAGTTCCTTGCTTGTTACATCTATTTTAGGTGTAGTTATCTTCATCGATGACTATTT
The window above is part of the Megamonas hypermegale genome. Proteins encoded here:
- the pepD gene encoding beta-Ala-His dipeptidase — protein: MTDKEIMDGVLAEFANMAAIPRPSNCERQISNFLKERALSFGCDVIQDEKHNLIIDKQAAPGCENWPRVILQAHMDMVCVAKEGVVYNPVTSPIKIINDGEYLRADGTSLGADDGIGVSAIMYLLQQDFQHGPIRAIFTVDEEQGMSGAKELDNKYLLDAKYLINCDSEDFDILTISSAGSVNIDAERRVTWHKPEYRFAYEFTIKDLHGGHSGEAINCGYANAVKIAAQAITFIGRKTEIELASFNSYKARNVIPSEATFVFTTPLSDVKVFNVVVSKINKYLTEAYGHTEKNFKVICKPCELPEKVMSDEDMRSIVDFINLSMTGVLKMSTVEKDLVELSANIGPVVTRENHVIIYCFPRSSVDILVEEITSLYKQLGKRCGVRVVSAEPAPGWPVNPDSKLKDIALETFKEQNGYDMQAKSMHAGLECSYFYAKNPHLDMVSIGPNNIDIHSPNERLELKTLVPHVKLIQGMIEKLDK
- a CDS encoding P-II family nitrogen regulator, encoding MRKITKVEIITRASKLEDLKEALNAIGVQGMTVSQVYGCGLQKGQTEVYRGRQYAVNLVPKVKIETVICEVPVEKVLETARKALQTGHIGDGKIFVYDVENAMRIRTGTMGDKAITDDEA
- a CDS encoding acyltransferase family protein, which produces MNKNISFLQVFGILLVVLGHSGEIPFFGKWIYSFHMPLFIFISGFLFYLTTKDIYNLNLYRFIKKKFIRLILPYIIISSIAYLPKVFLSKFAQRGIDLSMDSYLHSFLYPWDNVIRFFWFLPTLFFIMIIVVILLKVTKNRLHIVFYFSVILSFIILNFIDIKILNINGIFNYMLFFSLGMMYCKYKEKVNKILEKNIGKIFIVVFVLLLINATTNIFNGINVTGVETGKMTDIVTSIEFIKYKLFYVGIAISGIILSIILSKLYCKYNLTFLEHLDGKTFTIYLLSWFSQVFVRIIGYQILKLSMIYVVPISFILGVYIPVIINIYVKYFILRYNKFRFLSIILGVNLKR